From Candidatus Aminicenantes bacterium:
CCTTTTCTGGGGGCCCGGCATCCTGGACTGGGTGGGATCGCTGTGGCGGCTGGCATGAAGAAAAGCTTTGTCGCTCTGATCGCCATCATCCAGGTTCTCGCCCTCTTCGTCTTCGTCAACATATATTCATTGGTCAAGAACCTTGAAAAAAGCGAGGTGGCCAACATCATCGCCGTCAGCGAGGCGCGGGCCGAACTGCATATCCTGAAAACGCAGAATCGGCAACCGGCCGTTGATCCGGCCGGTTTTTTCGACCAGATCATGCCCAGCAGCGGCGGTGAGGATTCGCAGCGGATCATCCAATCCGGGAATGACCAACAGCTGCTGCTCACCATGAAGCTCGACGCCAGGAGCGGCCTTCTGTTCAAGAAAACCATCCAATCTGCCCTGTTGCGGACTCTCCGCTCGCTGAAAAAGATCCTGGCCGGCCTGATTATTTTCCTGGGAGTTTTCATCATCGCCTGCGGCATTTACCTGGTATTTCAGCTGCGCGGAAAGGAATCGGCGAAACTGACCGACTCCATCTCCCCTTTCCAGGATTATCTGCTGGAGATAAAAAAATCGGAGCTGGAACTGAAGAGCCAGGTGGCGGCGCAGAGCGTTTCTTCCAGCAAAATCGAGGAGTTGAATAAAAGCATCATCAATACCATTCACCTGGCCGTAATCTTCACCGACGCGGCCGGGAAAGTCGAGCTGTTCAATCCCGCCGCCCAAAAATGTTTTTCCCGCAGCTTCGCCGCCGCGAAAAACAATCCCTTGAGCGACGTTTTACGCGATTATCCCGAACTCCCGGCCTTCATCAACCGCGCCGGCAAAAAGGATTCGGCCGAGATCGAAAGCAACGGACGGATTTTTTCGGTTGACGTGGTTCCGGTCGGCGAGTCCGGCTGCCTGGCCGTGATCCGCGATGTCAGCAAGGAGAGGAAGAGGGAAAAGATCCAGCGCCTGAACGCCAACCAGATGATGCTCGGCGAAATGGCCGCCGCGCTGGCCCACGAGATCCGCAATTCCCTGGGG
This genomic window contains:
- a CDS encoding ATP-binding protein, producing MKKSFVALIAIIQVLALFVFVNIYSLVKNLEKSEVANIIAVSEARAELHILKTQNRQPAVDPAGFFDQIMPSSGGEDSQRIIQSGNDQQLLLTMKLDARSGLLFKKTIQSALLRTLRSLKKILAGLIIFLGVFIIACGIYLVFQLRGKESAKLTDSISPFQDYLLEIKKSELELKSQVAAQSVSSSKIEELNKSIINTIHLAVIFTDAAGKVELFNPAAQKCFSRSFAAAKNNPLSDVLRDYPELPAFINRAGKKDSAEIESNGRIFSVDVVPVGESGCLAVIRDVSKERKREKIQRLNANQMMLGEMAAALAHEIRNSLGVILGYSKAILAEPEKTGKINREIHFLSAMMESFLQFAKPVEKTKQVKTALGPIIAACAAANSLTAELPEQDLRIESDPLLLNVIFSNLLLNASQAGAKRLRVEFSRDENAAITIRDDGPGIAATVKDKIWLPFFSTRDKGTGMGLATVKKIVGTLNGDIQLMNPGKSGAEFRIVFYN